One Roseimaritima multifibrata DNA window includes the following coding sequences:
- a CDS encoding PEP-CTERM sorting domain-containing protein (PEP-CTERM proteins occur, often in large numbers, in the proteomes of bacteria that also encode an exosortase, a predicted intramembrane cysteine proteinase. The presence of a PEP-CTERM domain at a protein's C-terminus predicts cleavage within the sorting domain, followed by covalent anchoring to some some component of the (usually Gram-negative) cell surface. Many PEP-CTERM proteins exhibit an unusual sequence composition that includes large numbers of potential glycosylation sites. Expression of one such protein has been shown restore the ability of a bacterium to form floc, a type of biofilm.) — MRYAHVLLTGILMLAASTSQAGLIVLSGDSNLDDSGSNLEDFYANMFGGQKVFASPAGLTSYVGETQNKMIAAAGAANFTEGSLASGIPSGQDWVVAGGDGLFSNSEISLIADFFNAGGNVYLIGEGFNAPAENLTINKILEKLGSNMRLTAPADPAKTTAWKANAAEIYPNPLTAGIDYFGGDYSSVVTGGTPLFDSATTGETFIAVENLAVSAATVPEPTSLAILSVMGIAACGARRRSKRANAK, encoded by the coding sequence ATGAGATATGCGCATGTCCTTTTGACAGGCATCTTGATGCTGGCGGCTTCGACAAGCCAAGCAGGACTGATTGTCCTTAGCGGGGATAGTAATTTAGACGATTCCGGCAGCAATCTAGAAGACTTCTATGCCAATATGTTTGGTGGACAAAAAGTTTTTGCCAGCCCCGCAGGCCTAACGTCTTACGTGGGCGAAACTCAAAACAAAATGATTGCCGCAGCGGGTGCAGCTAATTTTACCGAAGGCTCTTTGGCGAGTGGAATCCCGTCGGGTCAAGACTGGGTGGTTGCCGGTGGAGACGGGCTATTCAGCAATTCAGAAATTTCACTGATTGCTGATTTCTTCAATGCTGGTGGAAACGTTTATTTGATCGGCGAAGGCTTTAACGCTCCTGCCGAGAACCTAACGATAAACAAAATTCTTGAAAAGCTTGGAAGCAATATGCGGTTAACGGCCCCAGCTGACCCCGCCAAAACTACTGCCTGGAAAGCCAATGCGGCCGAAATCTATCCCAACCCACTAACCGCGGGAATTGACTATTTCGGCGGTGACTATTCCTCAGTGGTCACCGGTGGCACCCCGTTATTTGATTCTGCTACCACCGGAGAAACATTCATTGCCGTCGAAAACCTAGCAGTCTCTGCGGCTACGGTTCCTGAACCGACTTCGCTGGCTATTTTGAGCGTGATGGGAATTGCGGCTTGTGGAGCGCGTCGCCGCTCAAAACGTGCAAACGCAAAGTAA